One Veillonellales bacterium DNA window includes the following coding sequences:
- a CDS encoding alpha-hydroxy-acid oxidizing protein: protein MDLQTVRKIARDKFKGSCRVCPVCNGVACAGEVPGMGGLGTGAGFKNNIQALAGCRLNLRTVHNVEQPKMACRILGMNLSLPVIGAAIGGIGFNMNEALTEGEYTAAVVSGCRQAGIISMTGDGPKPLVFNAGMEAIQAEDGWGIPIFKPRETDKIIEKAKLAAAAGAPAFGIDIDAAALINMTNAGQQVGPKTQADLAYIKQHTTIPFIVKGIMTRDEAEMCRLAGVDAIVVSNHGGRSLDYTPGTAEVLPHIAKAVKGKLTILADGGIRSGADVLKMLALGADAVLVGRPLAIGAVGGGKEGVMLTVQKLAGELRAAMVLTGTADAAAVSQDILC from the coding sequence ATGGACTTGCAAACGGTTCGTAAAATCGCCCGGGATAAATTCAAGGGCAGCTGCCGGGTCTGTCCAGTATGCAATGGTGTGGCTTGCGCCGGGGAAGTACCCGGCATGGGCGGGTTGGGAACAGGAGCAGGGTTTAAAAATAATATACAGGCATTAGCAGGCTGTCGGCTGAATTTGCGCACCGTTCATAATGTGGAGCAGCCTAAAATGGCTTGCCGCATTCTCGGGATGAATCTGTCTCTGCCGGTGATTGGGGCGGCTATTGGCGGGATAGGCTTCAATATGAATGAAGCGCTCACTGAAGGTGAGTACACTGCCGCCGTCGTATCCGGCTGTCGTCAGGCCGGGATTATCAGCATGACCGGCGACGGCCCCAAGCCGCTGGTGTTTAACGCCGGGATGGAGGCAATTCAGGCGGAAGATGGCTGGGGAATTCCTATTTTTAAACCGCGCGAAACCGATAAGATTATTGAAAAGGCAAAGCTGGCGGCTGCTGCCGGAGCGCCGGCCTTTGGTATTGATATTGATGCCGCGGCACTGATTAATATGACAAATGCCGGTCAGCAGGTGGGACCGAAGACCCAGGCCGATTTGGCGTATATCAAGCAGCATACTACGATACCGTTTATCGTAAAGGGCATTATGACCCGGGACGAAGCGGAAATGTGCCGGCTGGCCGGTGTCGATGCGATTGTAGTATCGAATCACGGCGGGCGGTCGCTTGATTATACACCGGGAACGGCTGAGGTGCTGCCCCACATTGCCAAAGCGGTTAAAGGAAAGCTAACGATTCTTGCTGACGGTGGCATACGAAGCGGCGCTGACGTATTGAAGATGCTGGCGTTGGGAGCCGATGCCGTTCTGGTCGGCCGGCCGCTGGCCATTGGCGCTGTGGGCGGCGGTAAGGAAGGCGTAATGCTAACGGTGCAGAAACTGGCCGGTGAATTGCGGGCTGCTATGGTGCTGACAGGAACCGCCGATGCTGCTGCGGTTTCGCAAGATATTCTTTGCTAG
- the mdh gene encoding malate dehydrogenase, protein MKVTVVGAGNVGATCAYVLAQKEIASEVVLLDIKEGLSEGKAMDMMQTAALLNFDSRLIGSTNDYSKTAGSSVVVITSGIPRKPGMSREDLIGTNAGIVNGVVSNVLKYSPDAVIVVISNPMDTMTYLTLKTSGIPKNRIIGMGGLLDSNRFKYNLGQALGRPATDIQGIVIGGHGDKTMIPLARFATYMGIPAADLLDAEALQKVVADTMVGGATLTKLLGTSAWYAPGAAGATLVEAIVRDEKKLMACCVALDGEYGQKDICIGVPVVVGKNGVEKIVEYKLNDAEKAKFAESAAAVRKTNSVLHDMKLI, encoded by the coding sequence ATGAAAGTTACCGTTGTAGGTGCTGGTAATGTAGGCGCAACCTGCGCGTATGTGCTTGCCCAAAAGGAAATTGCCAGTGAAGTTGTTTTGTTGGATATTAAAGAGGGCCTTTCCGAAGGGAAAGCAATGGACATGATGCAGACTGCTGCTCTGCTTAATTTTGACAGCAGATTGATTGGCAGTACCAATGATTACAGTAAAACCGCCGGTTCCAGTGTTGTAGTCATTACTTCCGGTATTCCCCGTAAACCGGGTATGAGCCGGGAGGATTTGATTGGAACGAACGCCGGCATTGTTAACGGCGTAGTTTCAAATGTTTTGAAATATTCACCGGACGCAGTTATCGTTGTAATCAGCAACCCAATGGATACTATGACTTACCTTACTCTTAAAACCAGCGGCATACCGAAGAATCGCATTATCGGTATGGGCGGTCTTCTGGACAGCAACCGTTTCAAATATAATCTGGGTCAGGCGCTTGGCCGTCCTGCTACCGACATTCAGGGCATCGTTATCGGCGGTCATGGCGACAAGACCATGATTCCGTTGGCTCGTTTCGCTACCTATATGGGCATTCCGGCTGCCGATCTGCTGGATGCTGAAGCTTTGCAGAAAGTTGTTGCCGACACTATGGTTGGCGGGGCTACTTTGACTAAATTACTGGGAACCTCCGCTTGGTATGCTCCCGGCGCTGCCGGAGCTACTCTGGTAGAAGCCATCGTTCGCGACGAAAAGAAGCTTATGGCTTGCTGCGTAGCGTTGGACGGCGAATACGGTCAGAAAGATATCTGTATTGGCGTTCCTGTTGTAGTTGGCAAAAACGGCGTGGAGAAAATTGTGGAATACAAACTCAACGACGCAGAGAAAGCCAAATTTGCCGAGAGTGCTGCTGCGGTTCGCAAGACGAACAGCGTGCTCCACGATATGAAATTAATCTGA
- the cydC gene encoding thiol reductant ABC exporter subunit CydC — MKAMKQLFSILLPLWPPMLLAAALGVLTVGSGVGLMGVAAFLLASAALHPSIGELSAAIAGVRLFGLSRAVLRYLERYLSHNATFRLLSRLRVWLYTQLEPLAPAGLEEYHSGQLLKRMVLDVDQLQFFYLRVLSPFMVALLILLAMAYWLSGFSMEAAWLLAAGFAVTGLLLPAVLQAGSKTMEQRISGSKEQLHTLLIDCVGGMSELSAFDRTGLYRERLAAANDRLTVLGRRRSHYFALADSCGGLGMNLTVWVLLVITIPLVGQGSVSGIQLAVLVLAVQSCFEAVLPLTVVPHYFQASLQAAKRLFLLTDKRPAAAFGNGIVPQHFSIEVKNLGFSYDGTTPVLDRVSFSLPVGKKLAIVGDNGAGKSTLFSLLLGFRPVRQGAICFNGIDIREFKPEDLRCRFGVVPQQTHIFHGSIRDNILLAKPEADEREFVSAAVNSGVDGFVRLLPQGYDTLVGENGHRLSGGQRQRLAIARALLKEAPVLLLDEPTAGLDAGAERGIMAVVETAMSGRTTLLITHRLLGLETMDEILVMKQGRVVERGTHQQLMAVKGLFYTLWKLQQEAVF; from the coding sequence GGCGTTGCCGCTTTTTTGCTTGCCAGTGCCGCGCTGCATCCGTCTATCGGGGAGTTGTCGGCGGCTATTGCCGGAGTGCGGCTGTTTGGCTTGTCACGGGCTGTTTTGCGCTACTTGGAGCGATATTTGTCCCATAATGCCACTTTTCGGCTGCTGAGCCGTCTGCGGGTATGGCTGTATACTCAATTGGAACCCCTGGCACCGGCAGGATTGGAAGAATATCACAGTGGACAGCTGTTAAAACGGATGGTCTTGGATGTGGATCAGCTGCAGTTTTTTTATCTGCGGGTGTTGTCTCCCTTTATGGTCGCTTTATTGATACTGCTTGCCATGGCGTACTGGCTCAGCGGTTTCAGTATGGAAGCCGCCTGGCTGCTGGCAGCCGGTTTTGCCGTTACCGGTCTGCTGCTGCCGGCAGTGCTTCAGGCGGGCAGTAAAACAATGGAGCAGCGAATCTCCGGTTCCAAAGAACAGCTGCATACGCTGTTAATTGATTGTGTCGGCGGGATGAGCGAATTGTCGGCCTTTGACCGGACCGGGTTGTATCGGGAACGGCTGGCTGCTGCCAATGACCGGCTGACAGTGCTGGGAAGAAGGAGATCCCATTATTTTGCTTTGGCGGATTCTTGCGGTGGATTGGGAATGAATTTAACCGTATGGGTACTGCTGGTCATTACCATACCATTAGTGGGACAGGGGTCTGTCAGCGGAATTCAGCTGGCGGTGCTGGTTTTGGCAGTACAGAGCTGTTTTGAAGCGGTGCTGCCGCTGACAGTGGTGCCTCATTATTTTCAGGCAAGTCTGCAGGCGGCAAAGCGGCTTTTCTTGTTAACGGATAAACGACCGGCAGCAGCTTTCGGCAATGGGATTGTGCCGCAGCATTTTTCTATTGAAGTGAAAAATCTGGGGTTTAGTTACGACGGAACAACGCCGGTGCTTGATCGGGTGTCTTTTTCTCTGCCTGTCGGGAAAAAATTGGCCATTGTGGGAGATAACGGCGCCGGTAAAAGCACGCTTTTTTCCTTGCTGTTAGGGTTTCGGCCGGTGCGGCAGGGGGCGATTTGTTTTAATGGGATAGACATACGGGAGTTTAAGCCGGAAGATTTGCGCTGCCGGTTTGGAGTCGTACCCCAGCAGACTCATATTTTCCACGGCAGTATTCGGGACAATATTTTACTGGCGAAGCCGGAGGCAGATGAACGGGAGTTTGTCTCCGCCGCGGTCAATTCCGGCGTGGATGGTTTTGTCAGACTGCTGCCTCAGGGCTATGATACTCTGGTAGGGGAAAACGGGCACCGGCTTTCCGGCGGCCAGCGTCAGCGCCTGGCTATTGCCAGAGCTCTGCTTAAAGAAGCACCGGTGCTGCTGCTGGACGAACCCACAGCCGGGTTGGATGCCGGAGCGGAACGGGGCATTATGGCGGTTGTGGAAACAGCTATGTCCGGAAGAACTACGCTCCTTATTACTCACCGTCTGCTGGGATTGGAGACGATGGATGAGATCCTGGTTATGAAGCAGGGAAGAGTGGTGGAGCGTGGGACACACCAGCAGCTTATGGCGGTGAAGGGGTTGTTTTACACTCTATGGAAGCTTCAGCAGGAAGCAGTGTTTTAA